The DNA sequence AACTGTTCCACACTTTGGGGTTATAGGAAGAAAAGAATGTATCGGGCAATTATGAATTATACTGTTCCACACTCTTTTCTTTAAGAAAGTTATGAAATGTTGAGAGGTGTGAATCTCTAATTGGGTGGTGTAAAAGCCACATCTTTAAGTACATCTTTAAGAAAGTTAAGTATTCTTTACATTTATTAATAACTTTAAGTACATTGAAAAAAAGCCACGCCTTCAAAGAAAACAGCGTTCGATTGAATTCACAGAAGTTAAAAAGCCTCAAGTAAAACATATTCCAATGAATCAAGCAAAGTTGATTGAGAGTAAAGTCGATTTCAACTCTATAAATATACCCATTTGTTCTGTATAAtttccagaccaaaccttcacggaaaaatctcatatttatctcACCAATTAGCAAATGGCAATGGTTACATCTAATCGCAGCAATACCACCTTAATTTTAAATCTCATCGCCTACAAGTCCAAATACTCGATCAAGTTTGCCGGGAAAACCATAGAAACAACCGTCACAGACGAAGCTAGCATCGTAGACGAATGGGTTCGGGAAATGCTTTCAATATGTGGCGGAAAAGCCGTGGCTGTGGGCTTAGGCGTTCATGAATGGAGGCCGCATCCGATATGTTGGATGAGCAACAAGTCGGCGACGCTCCAACTTTGCATAGACCAAAAGTGCCTAATCATTCAACTATTCTACCTGGACTACATCCCACAATCCATAAAGAGCTTTCTGATGAACTCGAACTTCACTTTTGTGGGGATTAGGGTAGCGGAAGACATAGCAAAGCTCCAGAACGGGTATGGACTTGGGTGTAGGAAAAGCGAGGATATCAGGGAGCTGGTAAAGAGGAAATGGCCAGTCCGGTTTAAAAGGCCTCGGCTGAAGGAGCTGGCTTTGAAAGTTGTGGGTCTTTATCTGAGGAAGCCCAAGCATATGTGCATGTGGGAGGCACGGCAGCTCACCTCAAGTCAAGTTGAATACGCATGCACCGATGCCTATGCCTCTTATAGGATTGGCCACAAGCTTCTCCATGAGATCTGACCTTCCTTTCCTCCTACCGACCTTCCTTTATATCACACATGCTTTAATTTGTCGTTACACAGTCggtttttttatttctccggTTGTTCCCTTGCgcgttaaaaaattataatgtgttTTCTTAAACGAGGTCCTACTACTACTCACGGCCTTGCAAGGCTAAAACTTGGGGAAACCtcgatatttttaatttgtatttattatgcatgtgtgtgtgtttgttggGGTGTTTTGTTTTACTTCCTATTTGCTTAATAAGATGTTGTCTTGGTCGTGCTTATTGTTTTTTCAGAACTATGTAGAGAAGGGATCTGTCAGTTTGTGTGACCTAAgctgtaacaccccgaccctgagggtccggagagttaactcataaaacctgataatcaactctaacaaggctagagtacttccaaattcaagaatttatccattttcccaaacctcaaatcgaacgtatatacttcaattaaataaatcaaataaactcatctatccaatattcaatccaacaacccaaataaaatcaactcttcttcatgtctcaaataacaactagaaataatataacattaacataagtatccacaaaccgtctaaatccattgaagcaaacttaagaaagataattaacctccaacaccaatactaatatcatgagatacccaacaacaaaataatgctaatcttctccatagactctattactgatcttcagctgagccatcgatgtcatctgaaatattatgaagattaacggggtgagttatcaacaactcagtaagcagagagcatatactagcatgtaaacatgagcatttataacatttgataagccgaacagaacatttactttcagaatgtagaaacaaaacttgtacaaaaacattagagcgaaattttcaaaaaaaatgaacttattccaaaaatagaatccgttgacatttctaaactgaaacattataatcttatcttcatttaatatcacatcgggacaataccatgtttaacccccgtggtagggttataaaccaccattatacccgtggctgggccatattccatgtttcacccccgtggtagggttataaaccaccattatacccgtggctgggccatttttcatgtttcacccccgtggtaggg is a window from the Juglans regia cultivar Chandler chromosome 7, Walnut 2.0, whole genome shotgun sequence genome containing:
- the LOC108992630 gene encoding Werner Syndrome-like exonuclease, translating into MAMVTSNRSNTTLILNLIAYKSKYSIKFAGKTIETTVTDEASIVDEWVREMLSICGGKAVAVGLGVHEWRPHPICWMSNKSATLQLCIDQKCLIIQLFYLDYIPQSIKSFLMNSNFTFVGIRVAEDIAKLQNGYGLGCRKSEDIRELVKRKWPVRFKRPRLKELALKVVGLYLRKPKHMCMWEARQLTSSQVEYACTDAYASYRIGHKLLHEI